One Aegilops tauschii subsp. strangulata cultivar AL8/78 chromosome 7, Aet v6.0, whole genome shotgun sequence genomic window carries:
- the LOC109746445 gene encoding L-gulonolactone oxidase 2, producing the protein MAERSRALTFLLLGLFLGLAGSSPPPEPVECARGTSDCTVTNVYGSFPDRTICRAANATFPRTEKELVAAVAAAAASKRKVKVATRHSHSFTKLACPGGRDGTIISTERLNKTVSVDAAKGLMTVESGMVLKDLIQAAAAAGLALPHSPYWYGLTIGGLLATGAHGSSLRGKGSAVHEYVVGMRIVTPAPASQGFAVVRELSVGDPDLDAVKVSLGVLGVVSQVTLALQPMFKRSVTFEKRDDTDFASQAAMWGGLYEFGDMAWLPRQGKVIYRKDDRVPVSTKGNGLNDYLGFRSNPTLALITARATEEHLEEDGSDIARCLAARAPSVLFELQAYGFTNDGSFFTGWPVVGFQNRIQASGTCISSPEDGLLSSCTWDPRIRSPFFYNSGFSVALSKAPAFIAEMQKLRDLKPRAFCGLDAKLGVLLRYVRASSAYLGKSEDSIDFDVTYYRSYTEGEPRANSDVVDEIEQLALRKYGAVPHWGKNRNFVFDGVIAKYPKAAEFLKVKARYDPDGIFSSEWSDQVLGIKGSPNIVEKGCAIEGLCVCSKDSHCAPEKGYFCRPGTVFSEARVCLTRAAFGDESDDLLEEQ; encoded by the exons atggcggaacgTAGCAGGGCGCTTACATTTCTCCTCTTGGGGCTCTTCCTCGGCCTCGCCGGATCCAGCCCGCCGCCGGAGCCAGTGGAGTGCGCCCGCGGCACGTCGGACTGCACCGTCACCAACGTGTACGGCTCCTTCCCGGACCGCACCATCTGCCGCGCGGCCAACGCCACGTTCCCGCGCACCGAGAAGGAGCTCGTGGCCGCCGTggctgccgccgccgcgtccaAGCGCAAGGTTAAGGTGGCCACCAGGCACTCCCACAGCTTCACCAAGCTGGCCTGCCCCGGCGGCCGCGACGGCACGATCATCAGCACGGAGCGGCTCAACAAGACGGTGAGCGTCGACGCTGCCAAGGGGCTGATGACGGTGGAGAGCGGCATGGTGCTCAAGGACCTAATCCAGGCGGCCGCCGCGGCGGGGCTCGCGCTGCCGCACTCGCCCTACTGGTACGGACTCACCATCGGGGGCCTCCTCGCCACGGGTGCCCACGGCAGCTCGCTGCGGGGCAAGGGCAGCGCCGTGCACGAGTACGTGGTAGGGATGAGGATCGTCACGCCCGCACCGGCCAGCCAGGGTTTTGCCGTGGTCAGGGAGCTCAGCGTCGgggaccccgacctcgacgccgtcAAGGTTTCCCTCGGCGTCCTCGGCGTCGTGTCCCAG GTTACGCTAGCCTTGCAGCCGATGTTCAAGCGGTCGGTGACGTTTGAAAAGCGCGACGACACGGACTTCGCGTCGCAGGCGGCCATGTGGGGAGGGCTGTACGAGTTCGGCGACATGGCTTGGCTGCCGCGGCAAGGCAAGGTGATCTACCGCAAGGACGATCGCGTGCCCGTCTCGACCAAGGGCAACGGCCTCAACGACTATCTCGGCTTTCGATCCAACCCGACGCTCGCGCTCATCACCGCCAGAGCCACGGAGGAGCACctggaggaggacggcagcgacATCGCCAGGTGCCTGGCGGCGCGGGCGCCGTCCGTGCTGTTCGAGCTGCAGGCCTACGGCTTCACCAACGACGGCTCATTCTTCACAGGGTGGCCGGTGGTGGGGTTCCAGAACCGCATCCAGGCGTCCGGCACGTGCATCAGCAGCCCGGAGGACGGCCTCCTCTCCTCCTGCACGTGGGACCCACGCATCCGGAGCCCCTTCTTCTACAACTCCGGCTTCAGCGTGGCGCTCTCGAAGGCGCCGGCGTTCATCGCCGAGATGCAGAAGCTCCGCGACCTCAAGCCGCGCGCCTTCTGCGGCCTCGACGCCAAGCTCGGCGTGCTCCTTCGCTACGTCAGGGCCTCTTCCGCTTACCTCGGGAAATCTGAGGACTCGATCGACTTCGACGTCACCTACTACCGGAGCTACACTGAAGGCGAGCCACGCGCTAACTCCGACGTGGTCGACGAGATCGAGCAGCTGGCGTTGCGCAAGTACGGCGCCGTCCCACACTGGGGCAAGAACCGCAACTTCGTCTTCGACGGCGTCATCGCCAAGTACCCCAAGGCCGCTGAGTTCCTCAAGGTGAAGGCCAGGTACGACCCCGACGGGATCTTCTCCAGCGAGTGGAGCGACCAGGTGCTCGGCATCAAAGGGAGCCCCAACATCGTCGAGAAAGGGTGCGCCATTGAAGGGCTCTGCGTctgctccaaggactcgcactgCGCGCCAGAGAAGGGCTACTTCTGCCGGCCGGGAACGGTGTTCTCGGAGGCGAGGGTCTGCTTGACCCGGGCCGCTTTCGGCGACGAAAGCGACGACCTTCTGGAGGAACAGTAA